The DNA window CCTCTGGGGGCCATTTTGGTCATccatgaaaattaagaaaaaacccttATTTCCAAAAATACTCCTCCTGAAAAGATGGGTCACTGATCCATTATGAACATAGCTCTCACCATATAAAGCACCAAAAAGtcagaaaccaggaaaaaaaaaaaaaagtccttaaatTATGATTTACAAGTTTGTACACTATTTCCTAAGCAAAAGGTTGACCTTACTGTAAAGTTTATAGATGAAAACTTGACGAGTTACTTTTAAGGGGAATGTATATCTGGCTATAACTTAAAGGTAGAAAATATTCACTGTTCTATATACACATTTCAAACAGGAGACAGTTAAACTTAACTGAATAGTTGCCAATATAACTCCATATTAACTCACTGGCCACTAAACTAGGCATCAGTAGCCAATTAGAAAGCTTGAGttctgtacttttaaaaatgctatttttcctgtcctgtttaattgttttttaaaaatgtattatagTGCATAGCCTAAGTCAGACTTTCAAAGAGATACAGCGCCTTTCAATGCAGTTTTTGCAGCATTTAAGAGGGACTTTTCTCCCTTCAAATTAGATGTTCATTGAAAAATCTGAATTGAGTGCTGTActgtagtaaaaatatttcagtcacaGACTGATATAAATGTATACTGTGCAGTAGTAAGATTGTTTGATGTCCATCTGCACACATTTTACTTGGGTTCTTCAATCGTCCCCTTGCTGAGGTCTGTCATTTTGGGatatttcactttcttctggTCCAGCTCATTCTGAGCCCATAGTAGTAGTTTCAGTAATTTCGCCAACTTGGGTGTTGATTCACGATTTTCATAGTCTAGAACAGCTTGATTAACCTCACTCCATacctggaaaagaaatactggAGTTCAGTAATAGTTTTCCTATGATTAACACTGCTAATGGGTGCTAATTCCTCCAAACACAGTCAGGACAAAGCTCCACAGACTATAAGCCTGgagaaaacaaggaagagaGCCAAATAGTTGAATACATTAACaccacttttttcttaaatcttgcTTAAGAAATACTGCTGTTCTTTTGCATACCgctatatacatttttttctaaacacttcagaaatatttggacATCATTTTCAGCACATACAAATAAAAGACATCAATTTCCTTTTGAGAAAGGACTACCTTCTGTCGCTGCATCATGTTAAGCAAGTCTCCAAATGGTGATTCTTCAGGATTATCAAAGGCAAGCAAAGCCAGCGTACGCTCCATTTCTGTCAGGCATTCCCTGCTCTCCTCGCCTTGTTCTGCTAATTGGGTCTGAGCAAATTCCAGAGCTGCTTCTGTCTCACGCTGCCGAATCAGTTCAATCAAATGCTGCTGCTACATACGAAAGACACAGCAATATTAGCGAAACAAATTAACAAATCTTCAGTGTTTCAAGACTGTAATCTTCAGACATTAGCAAGTACTTTGAGACAAACACTAATCCATAATTTGACAGTTTGAGGTCAATTCTTCTCAATGTGTGAGACATGGAGCAGTGGACTTGTCTACACAATCTACTAAAAAAGGTAACCTGACGCTTCTGAATAACAGGTTTTGAAAAGATGTGTTATTAATGGAACTACTAGAAATTCAGACTAACAGTAATTGGAAGCTGGCAAGTCACAGGGCACTGCCCCTGTTCTAAGTTTTCATGTTACTAATGGTATATGATGCTTCCCACACCATGCCACAAAGTTTCCCCTTGCTACAAAACTATGCCAAAAACAAACATCCATGTTCAGTCACAAACTCTTAAAACCTGCACTACTTTTACCAGTCTCTCAACCACCTCTAAAACAGAGATGAAGTTTGCCATCTGTCCTTACCTGCAAATGAAAGTAAAGATATCTGTTTGTATCTAACAATTCTGGATGGAGGCTGTTTATTAACGCAATGGCTTCTTGAATCTGTCCTTTCAATATCATTTCTcgaatttttattctttcatcgAGAGTCTCTAAATCAACACTGGGTTCAATTCCAGACTCCATACGaaatttctctgctgcttctttaaaGCCCTctgaaatagaaacatttcacctataaaatacattttataaaacacttaaaaaaatcagcttgaTT is part of the Grus americana isolate bGruAme1 chromosome 17, bGruAme1.mat, whole genome shotgun sequence genome and encodes:
- the GID8 gene encoding glucose-induced degradation protein 8 homolog → MSYAEKPDEITKDEWMEKLNNLHIQRADMNRLIMNYLVTEGFKEAAEKFRMESGIEPSVDLETLDERIKIREMILKGQIQEAIALINSLHPELLDTNRYLYFHLQQQHLIELIRQRETEAALEFAQTQLAEQGEESRECLTEMERTLALLAFDNPEESPFGDLLNMMQRQKVWSEVNQAVLDYENRESTPKLAKLLKLLLWAQNELDQKKVKYPKMTDLSKGTIEEPK